A region from the Hippoglossus hippoglossus isolate fHipHip1 chromosome 16, fHipHip1.pri, whole genome shotgun sequence genome encodes:
- the LOC117776726 gene encoding methanethiol oxidase-like translates to MASCSGCGPGYRSPLEAMKGPREQIVYLPCIYRNTEVLKPDYLATVDVDPKSANYCQVIHRLPMPNLRDELHHSGWNACSSCFGDVSKTRNRLILPSLISSRIYVVDVGTNPRAPQLHKMVEPVDLFWKCNLANPHTSHCLGNGQIMISCMGDPSGNGKGGFVLLDGDTFEVVGNWEQPNEAAPFGYDFWYQPRHNVMISTEWGAPKALADGFNPTHVQEGHYGSSIHVWDWTTHSKLQTINLGEEGAIPLEVRFLHDPNATEGYVGCALQSNVFRFYKTPEGQWAAEKVINVPNKKVEGWKLPEMPGLITDILISLDDRFLYFSNWLHGDIRQYDITDRKNPRLVGQVFLGGSIVSDGPVRVLEDPENQPQPRPRIIQGRRVSGGPQMLQLSLDGRRLYVTTSLFSSWDKQFYPDLIKDGSVMMQIDVNSVSGGLTLNEKFLVDFGKEPGGPVLAHELRYPGGDCTSDIWV, encoded by the exons ATGG cgAGCTGTTCAGGATGTGGACCAGGATACCGCAGCCCGCTGGAGGCCATGAAgg GTCCCCGGGAGCAGATTGTCTACCTTCCGTGTATCTACCGAAACACTGAGGTCCTCAAACCAGATTACCTGGCAACAGTCGACGTCGACCCGAAGTCTGCTAACTACTGTCAG GTGATCCACCGGCTGCCGATGCCGAACCTTCGGGACGAGCTGCATCACTCCGGCTGGAacgcctgcagcagctgcttcgGAGACGTCTCCAAGACCCGAAACCGTCTGATTCTGCCGTCGCTCATCTCCTCCAGGATCTACGTGGTCGACGTCGGGACGAATCCCAGAGCGCCTCAGTTGCACAAG atgGTCGAACCCGTGGATCTGTTCTGGAAATGTAACCTGGCGAATCCTCACACGTCTCATTGTCTGGGTAACGGTCAGATCATGATAAGCTGCATGGGAGATCCGTCCGGTAACGGcaaag GTGGATTTGTTCTGCTGGATGGTGACACGTTTGAGGTGGTCGGAAATTGGGAGCAACCGAATGAAGCAGCGCCCTTTGGGTACGACTTCTGGTACCAACCTCGACACAACGTCATGATCAGCACTGAATGGGGTGCACCTAAAGCTTTGGCCGATGGTTTTAATCCGACCCACGTCCAGGAAG GTCACTACGGCAGCTCCATCCATGTTTGGGACTGGACTACCCACAGCAAGCTGCAGACGATCAATCTTGGTGAAGAGGGCGCTATTCCTCTCGAGGTCCGATTCCTCCACGACCCCAACGCCACCGAGGGCTACGTGGGCTGTGCTCTGCAATCAAACGTCTTCAGATTCTACAAAACTCCA GAAGGTCAATGGGCTGCAGAGAAGGTGATCAATGTTCCCAACAAGAAGGTGGAGGGATGGAAACTGCCAGAGATGCCtg GTCTGATCACAGACATCCTGATCTCATTGGACGACCGTTTCCTCTACTTCAGTAATTGGCTGCACGGTGACATCAGACAGTATGACATTACAGACAGGAAGAACCCCAGATTGGTCGGCCAG GTGTTTCTAGGAGGAAGTATTGTCAGTGACGGACCAGTCAGGGTCCTGGAGGACCCCGAAAACCAGCCGCAGCCCCGCCCACGCATCATCCAG gggAGGCGTGTCTCTGGAGGTCCTCAGATGTTGCAGTTGAGTTTGGACGGTCGCAGACTTTACGTGACGACGTCTCTGTTCAGCAGCTGGGACAAACAGTTCTACCCCGACCTCATCAA agacGGCTCGGTGATGATGCAGATCGATGTGAACTCTGTCAGCGGAGGTTTGACTCTAAACGAGAAATTCCTAGTGGATTTTGGTAAAGAACCCGGCGGTCCGGTTCTCGCCCACGAGCTGAGGTATCCAGGAGGAGACTGCACGTCCGACATCTGGGTGTGA
- the LOC117776725 gene encoding methanethiol oxidase-like, translating into MSFKCCCVFSASCSGCGPGYRSPLEAMKGPREQIVYLPCIYRNTEVLKPDYLATVDVDPKSANYCQVIHRLPMPNLRDELHHSGWNACSSCFGDVSKTRNRLILPSLISSRIYVVDVGTNPRAPQLHKMVEPVDLFWKCNLANPHTSHCLGNGQIMISCLGDPSGNGKGGFVLLDGDTFEVVGNWEQPNEAAPFGYDFWYQPRHNVMISTEWGAPKALADGFNPTHVQEGHYGSSIHVWDWTTHSKLQTINLGEEGAIPLEVRFLHDPNATEGYVGCALQSNVFRFYKTPEGQWAAEKVINVPNKKVEGWKLPEMPGLITDILISLDDRFLYFSNWLHGDIRQYDITDRKNPRLVGQVFLGGSIVSDGPVRVLEDPENQPQPRPRIIQGRRVSGGPQMLQLSLDGRRLYVTTSLFSSWDKQFYPDLIKDGSVMMQIDVNSVSGGLTLNEKFLVDFGKEPGGPVLAHELRYPGGDCTSDIWV; encoded by the exons atgtcttttaaatgttgttgtgttttctcagcgAGCTGTTCAGGATGTGGACCAGGATACCGCAGCCCGCTGGAGGCCATGAAgg GTCCCCGGGAGCAGATTGTCTACCTTCCGTGTATCTACCGAAACACTGAGGTCCTCAAACCAGATTACCTGGCAACAGTCGACGTCGACCCGAAGTCTGCTAACTACTGTCAG GTGATCCACCGGCTGCCGATGCCGAACCTTCGGGACGAGCTGCATCACTCCGGCTGGAacgcctgcagcagctgcttcgGAGACGTCTCCAAGACCCGAAACCGTCTGATTCTGCCGTCGCTCATCTCCTCCAGGATCTACGTGGTCGACGTCGGGACGAATCCCAGAGCGCCTCAGTTGCACAAG atgGTCGAACCCGTGGATCTGTTCTGGAAATGTAACCTGGCGAATCCTCACACGTCTCATTGTCTGGGTAACGGTCAGATCATGATAAGCTGCTTGGGAGATCCGTCCGGTAACGGcaaag GTGGATTTGTTCTGCTGGATGGTGACACGTTTGAGGTGGTCGGAAATTGGGAGCAACCGAATGAAGCAGCGCCCTTTGGGTACGACTTCTGGTACCAACCTCGACACAACGTCATGATCAGCACTGAATGGGGTGCACCTAAAGCTTTGGCCGATGGTTTTAATCCGACCCACGTCCAGGAAG GTCACTACGGCAGCTCCATCCATGTTTGGGACTGGACTACCCACAGCAAGCTGCAGACGATCAATCTTGGTGAAGAGGGCGCTATTCCTCTCGAGGTCCGATTCCTCCACGACCCCAACGCCACCGAGGGCTACGTGGGCTGTGCTCTGCAATCAAACGTCTTCAGATTCTACAAAACTCCA GAAGGTCAATGGGCTGCAGAGAAGGTGATCAATGTTCCCAACAAGAAGGTGGAGGGATGGAAACTGCCAGAGATGCCtg GTCTGATCACAGACATCCTGATCTCATTGGACGACCGTTTCCTCTACTTCAGTAATTGGCTGCACGGTGACATCAGACAGTATGACATTACAGACAGGAAGAACCCCAGATTGGTCGGCCAG GTGTTTCTAGGAGGAAGTATTGTCAGTGACGGACCAGTCAGGGTCCTGGAGGACCCCGAAAACCAGCCGCAGCCCCGCCCACGCATCATCCAG gggAGGCGTGTCTCTGGAGGTCCTCAGATGTTGCAGTTGAGTTTGGACGGTCGCAGACTTTACGTGACGACGTCTCTGTTCAGCAGCTGGGACAAACAGTTCTACCCCGACCTCATCAA agacGGCTCGGTGATGATGCAGATCGATGTGAACTCTGTCAGCGGAGGTTTGACTCTAAACGAGAAATTCCTAGTGGATTTTGGTAAAGAACCCGGCGGTCCGGTTCTCGCCCACGAGCTGAGGTATCCAGGAGGAGACTGCACGTCCGACATCTGGGTGTGA
- the LOC117776231 gene encoding phosphatidylinositol 4-kinase beta-like, translating into MLRVLGSAALYPRSSHQPLISFLCFSGGGRSFPAAMMDDTESELSSAPSEQNSPSLSVSSSLSLPSTPSSSCAPPQALTPPLGVISEGAGELTLVIDAEVAQQACREVLQKVKLQQVEGDVTDLQNGPDPPCPPAALTAAVKQTKIREEEDDPEGPAPGSVKSARRRQRHNPSKQSWLLRLFESKLFDVSMAISYLHNSKEPGVQAYIGNRLFSFLHEEVDFFLPQLLNMYIHMDEDVGDAIKPYVVGVVWVWAGPNSI; encoded by the coding sequence ATGCTCAGGGTTCTGGGGTCTGCGGCTCTTTATCCGCGATCGAGTCATCAACCTTTGAtctcttttttgtgtttcagtggagGAGGGCGGAGCTTCCCAGCCGCCATGATGGACGACACAGAGTCTGAGCTTTCCTCCGCCCCCTCTGAGCAGAACAGcccctccctctccgtctcttcctccctctctctcccctccacgCCCTCGTCGTCGTGCGCCCCCCCCCAGGCCCTCACCCCTCCCCTGGGTGTGATCAGTGAGGGGGCAGGGGAGCTCACCCTGGTCATCGACGCTGAGGTGGCTCAGCAGGCGTGTCGGGAGGTGCTGCAgaaggtgaagctgcagcaggtggagggcGATGTCACAGACCTGCAGAATGGTCCGGATCCCCCCTGTCCCCCCGCAGCTCTGACAGCCGCCGTGAAACAGACGAAGATCCGCGAGGAAGAGGACGACCCAGAAGGCCCGGCCCCCGGCTCGGTGAAAAGCGCCCGGCGGCGGCAGAGACACAATCCCTCCAAACAGTCGTGGCTGCTCCGCCTGTTTGAGTCAAAGCTGTTTGATGTTTCCATGGCGATATCTTACCTGCACAACTCGAAGGAGCCTGGCGTCCAGGCGTACATCGGGAACCGGCTCTTCAGCTTCCTCCACGAGGAGGTGGACTTCTTCCTGCCGCAGCTGCTCAACATGTACATCCACATGGACGAAGACGTCGGGGATGCCATCAAGCCATACGTGGTGGGTGTGGTCTGGGTGTGGGCGGGGCCTAACTCAATATAA